A segment of the Denticeps clupeoides chromosome 2, fDenClu1.1, whole genome shotgun sequence genome:
cccaaagaaatgccaccccacatcattactgacccactgccaaaccagtcatgctggaggatgttgcaggcagcagaatgtatTCCATGGTGTCTCCAGTTACGTCTGCCAtttgtgctcagtgtgaacctgatttaatctgtgaagagcacagggtgccagtgttGAATTTGGTGAATCTTGGTGTTTTCTGGCAAATGCCATACATGCTGTACAGTGTTGGGCTATAAGCACAACCCCGACCTGTGGAGAAATGGAAGATTGGGAAACAGGTGGGGGTTTGTGCTAGGCTAGGCTAATCCTTGCTGGCTGTCTCTCCTGTCCATCCTACTATTCAATGTCTGTTGCCTGGAtaataaactggactacatcaaatGTCAGtgggaatatagagactgctgcgtctttgtttttacagaaacgCCACTATTCAGCAAGACAGGCTAACTGCATTTCGTGCCAACAGAACACGGAATGGTGCAAGGACTCTGTGCTAGTCTCTAGCTGCTGTTCATcactggtggagtttgtgactgtgagatgcagatctgcaattctatttaagccagtcaatatagtacaagcacctagtagaacagacaaaaacaacattttcttttagttaaAACCTGAGTGGTGGGTACTGAACATCACTGACATTGCCTAATTGGATTGCATGATCTGGACTCTTTATATTTGAGTTTATCTCATGTCCCTGTTGCTTTTTGTAACAAAGCCTAAGGTTTGTTACTATAATAATGAAAACTCTGAACAGCATAAGAgggtacaataaaacaaattattgaTTGATAGCTCTTGCCATATCCAGTAAACCGTGTCCTGAAAAGTACAAATATAGTCTTGTGATTAGACCAGCCAACTGAGAACAAGTAAAGAGTTTATTACTTAGGAAACTGGTAGAGTGCAGCACGTGGCCTGAGAATTCCTGATTCTGGGAAGGGGCCAAAAATTACCAAGTGAACTATGACACAGAGAGGTATCtcttaaaatgtactttaaacATATTTCGGATTAGTTTCAATGGTGAATATAATTCTTCATTTGTgtatgaaatgtattattttgatGACTATGTATAAATGTCATGTTATGGAAAGTTTTGAAATTATTGGAGTAAGTGTATAGTGGATcattgcttttctgtttttgtctgttgtaaAGTGTTCGcctgcatgtttgtttgttttctcctgTTACGTCCTGgaattttgggtgtgtttctgttctgtattttgtgttgtttgcaatGGAGTAAATggagcccacctgttcctgctgtgggacagacagaataaaaggagcctcagtcttcTTTTTCgaggctgcgcttgccgtgccatccaccccgcccacctccctaccatttccctttgacatcacttccggtttcccctgcgttTCCCCTAGGAGGCAATGCAACTTgctgtgtcggcctgcttcagTGTTTGTTCTCTGTTTTACTGTTTTGTTTGCCGTTATTCATTGTCATtcgtttcgtatgtatttcatcttaatttatatatttagttgttaataaaatacttgttaaaattctccatttcgtcttagtaggtttacgtttgtgtcctttcttttgttatgggccggagcccctagaccggctcgtaacaCTCCTCTCACTGAGTGATTTTCGTCCTTTTTTGGGTCAATTTCCCAATAAATGAGGTCCACTCTTTTGACATCCACCTATTGGTTGTCGTCCCTGCACACCATTGCCAATTAGTTATTGTGGAAAATGGGGTCACACCCCCTTTTGATTTCCTTATGTGTCCTGTTTGTATGTTATCAGCTATTGTGCTGTTTATTAATCACTGCCCTTATCACCAATGTTGTGCTGCACTTCTTGCTCCTCCATCTGTATTGTGACACCttttaaatgaactgaaacaaataaCATGGACTCAACTTCACAGTTTCATATTACTGTTAAAAAAAGATCAACAAGTTTAAATCATGTTGGATCAGCCGAATGAAATCAttggtttctttaaaaaataaagcttaTCTAACTTAATATGGTTTGAAATAAGTTAAAGAAATGTGAACAACCTAAATCAAATTAATCATGTGGAACCAATATCTATTATTCCCTtaaagaaatctttttttttcagtgtggtgTCCCGAAGCAGGGCATTAAATCATGTAGCTTTTGTGCATTGTTTTAAAATGCCACTCCTTGCACATACAACACACGTTGACAGATGTATCATAATGAGAGAATGTCATTCAGccacagcaggtttgtttgaatttttgtataattaaataataaaaaaaaaacgtagctaaaataaaaacatggattCTATTGTTTATTATGCTTCATGGTGTAAAGAGTATTTTCACAATATGTATAAACAAGATGGTGTCATtcttttaatgaaaacatttggaGTAATTTTCTTATCAGCTCACAAATCCAGTCAAACTACTGCTCTTTGGAACCAAAAGATCTGCTGAGACAATGGCTCAGCTGCAAGTCTGAATGCTGTAGGTATGCATGACAAGGCTGTGACAAACAGGAAAGTCAGGAGACTTTTGTAGTCAAGTGTCTCCCAAGTCCTGTGCTACTGCTTTGACCCATGGACAGATTTAGGCTTTTACCCATAGCTGTTTTAATATGGTTGCCAGGTATGTGAAATGTTGcctatattttatattctgtatttattctgtATTATTCTGTATTGCAGTTTTCTATCTGTGGAAGATCATGTAATGTGTGAAAATGCTTATCCCACTGGGATGATaatttatctctctctctgcatggTAATTGTAGTTTACGAAAGTAGTTCTATATGAAGCAACTAAAAAGGGAACCCAATCTCataaattactttacttttgaTTAATACATGTTATCTTTTTTATATAGCAGCTTACAAGGCACAGACAGGTAAGAATATTCTGTACATTTTGAGTTTTctatgtgtaaatatgtaaaccTTGATATACAAGGTTTATAGCAAACCTTGCCATAGTTTATCATGTTTAGACCAAGGTCCATTTTTAATGTTCCGAAAAACAGGCTCTTCTAGACATCCAGCAAATTAGATTGGGTACATGTGTTCATGTACAACTCAAGAGAAATGAGACATCAAATTTTACAGGCCATGTCACCCTGTCCAagctataaaataaaatgggcaCTATTTTGCAACTGGCAgattaaacagataaaacaagaaacaacCAGTTTGGTAGTTACCTGGATCTGGATACAAAAACACTAACTATCCTTTTGgttagtgtgtaattatttctgtcatccagcgcacaatctttaattatatttttggtcaacaaagtttaaaatggtaCGGCCCTGATGATTGACTACTTTACcacatgctacttcctcattctggattaaaGCCCGTGCCCATCGACACGTCACATGAGTAAAGATcgtttgtgtttcttttcttaATTTGTCGCTTTTTGATTCTGGAAAATCAgttttcaaaataaatatgcaagttcaagttgagctttattgttatttcagaTACATACAAGTTAGACAGCACATAGTGAAACTAAACAATGATTCTCCAGAACCCGCAgctacataaaataaaaaaaagatacgGACTGAAAAAGTTCACGTGTGTGACAGAGACAAACCGGTCTACATAAAGGGCAAACATGGAAGACAGGCAGAGCGAGAATAACATTTAAGATAAAcgaaacatgtagacaacaaagaagaaagCTCTCATGATCTTGTCTGGCAGGGGGaaactccgggtccggagttcggaatggagtttcatgttagtcctgttttattatgtttcctgattgtgttcacctgtgtaggattgtataaagctgccctgttcgtttctgttcacggtcgggtcattgtttggtgatgtatcccttgtcctgtccaccatgtattaaatcCTTTTCGGGATGTTGTgcatatgcatccttcttcctcgtcatgtccagccatcatgacagaaGCGCTAAGCCAGTGAAATGACTGTAATGTGAAGTAGAAATAGTGCAAAGATTTTGCTGTGTGAAAAgaatatattaatgtgtgtatgtgtgtgtatgtgttaagcAAGAAATTAAAGTACAAACCTTAAGCTCCTTGGTAGTGTAATGTTAGAAACTGCCATATTAAAAAGCAATGCCACAGTATCCGCACACATACCTCCATACTGCCTCTACTAGGAGCATCACAGGTTAATTTAAGTGTTAAGATATTTAAGTGTGTTCTTGCCTGAATTTCTCAAAaagcctttcatgactgccacTGCTCgcaaggtgattggttaaatgcagagggcaaattttgttgtgtacaccgttgctgtgtatcacaatgacaaaaaacattctgataaatgctgtaaatgtaaatacaatcaTACAAAGGTGacaacaatcaggaaacataattacacaagaccaacatgaaactccggaccctgAGTTGCCActtccggaccagatcatgacagataGTTATATTGAAGGCTtagattatttaaattataaaaGACACAGTGAACGTacgaaataatattaatatttatcattttataaTTTGGGTTCTCCTTCTACACTAGTGTGCGGGACAGCCCCTTTAAACAATCGGATTGTAGGAGGAACTGCTGCCACTGATGGTAACTGGCCCTGGCAGGCTAGTCTTCACTATAATGGAAGACACATCTGTGGTGGAACCCTCATCAGCAGTAACTGGTTGCTCACTGCATGTCACTGCATTGTCAGGTAAGTCCGTACATATTATCACATTacaatttatgcaaatgaaaatgattgtttttgtgatacacaacaagaTGTtgggtgatttttttaaaccaataacaattttgtgagcagtgggcagccatgaaaggcacccaaggacagtgccttgctcaaggagacctcatggcttgggatttgaacccaaaaccttctggttacaagtcaatttccttacccgccagacAACCCCTGTAGCAAGctcataatgcatttttatttgcttgaaCATGTCCATCTTTTCCATGTAGCACAAACCCAATTCCTTGGACTGTGTATCTGGGCATACTGAGTCAAAGCGGCGTGAACCCAAACCAGCAATCCTTTAGTGTGAAGACAATCATTCCTCATCCACAGTACAACAACACTCTTTACAACAATGATGTTGCTCTTATACAAATGGCGTCTTCAGTGACATTTACCCCGTACGTCCAGCCCATCTGCCTGGCAACCAACTCCAGTGTCTTTTACAACGGCACCACCTGCTGGAGTACTGGATGGGGTAAAATCACTAGTGGTAAGTAGTCCATCATCACTTTTGGCTCTAGcatcattttatattaaaagtgCTAAACAGCAGTAAAGATGCACCATGGTTAGTGACTTAGTATTTTTTAGCTTTGCAGACCATCTCTGGCACTCTTGAAGAAGTTCAGATTCCAGTGGTGGGAAACAGCCAGTGCAGTTGTGAATACAAATCTGTCCCGAGTGTTAACATCACATCTCAAATGATCTGTGCTGGGACAGAAGGGAAAGGGGCATGTCAGGTAACTAactgtttgtattgtttgtttaacCCAATGTCCCAGGCCTacacaagaaagaaaatatTATTACGGCTGGTCTGGGATGTCACATCATATAACATGCAGtatattttcagaatatttCATATGTGTACATTTAgtttatgttatattttacaAACCAGGATTTATGCACTGAAATGCACATGCAGATGACCATCAAAACTGACACAGACATTCAAATGAACAAAGTAATTACCCATAAGTATTGCGAAACAAATCTAAACAAATCATGACACGACAGTATCACTTTTCCTGTAGTGTAATGGGGTGCGTTACCTTTGCCCGGCACAGATTATAGCAGTTACTGTCTACTTGCTAAGCTTTCTTGACTTTCTTGACTTTAACCTCTCAAACAATTTGCCTAGCgggtggccactgctcaccatgatgggctaaaagcagaggacacatttcgttgtgtcaccatgtgctgttcagtagtgtttcacaatgacactcactttcAACAAAACCAGGAAATTAATGGTATTATGTAATAGATATTATGTAACAGGAACAAAAAGAACTGGTAGCTTCAGACAAACACAGCATTATATACTTTACTACTCCAGTTAGCTTTTATTGAAAATTACTGCAAAGAAATCGCATGAATTGATGAATTTCTGTTTTTGGCCATTAATAGTGGTAAAGTGGATTAGCTACTTTAGCAAACGTGCTACGTTGCTGATAAAGCTGTGTGTCCTGGGAAATGCCAGGACACACAGCATGTGAAACTGTTGAAACTGTGTTTCAAGTGTGTAAAAGCTGTCAAAAGCTATATTACTTTCAATTGCTTTCCATTGTAGCTCAACcgtgttagcattttttaaaccTTAATGTCTGAAAGCCTAGTGAATAAATATATGGCTTTACActtaatgtgtgttttgttgtataCAATACATCCGATCTGTTTGTTATAATGTACAAATATCAAGCACAAGTAGAGCCAGAAATACCAATGTCATGATCCAACATCTAAAGCTTTCATCCACAGACCACAGAGTTGACTTTCTCATTGCTTTGAATGAAATTACTTTGCCACTAAGAACAATTAACTTTAATTAATATGTACGACAGTGCAGTCCATGTGATTTTGTGATATTTTCTTTTGGAAGGCACTAATTTCCCTGTCTCATCCTTTCGGTATGCATGTAGGGAGATTCTGGCGGACCCTTGCAGTGTAAACAGGGTACGCAATGGGTGCAGGCTGGTGTCACCAGTTATGGAGTTCCCTGTGCCAGGGCAAACTTCCCAGACGTCTACACTCGAGTCTCTGAATTTCAAACATGGATCACATCAAATACAGCGGATCCAAGTGTTCAGTTTATGTCCTTCAATTCCAGTGGCAGCAGCGGAGACGGCAACTTCACCTGCAGATCCAATTCTCCCATTAGGCCTTATCTTAATCCCCTCGCCTTTTTCCTTTTATCTTTATTCTTCCCTGTTACTTTTACAAATCTGTAAACTTACAGTGCACATTGTTTACAATTTGGGGTTCAAATGAAGCATACAAATACGGTCTAtagttaatttatgtttttaattttattgtggTTATTTATATTCGATTAGGAATTGTGAACACACGTAATTGTAGCTTTGATCGCCCAagagaaaaataacaaattataattatatttttaaactaTATTTTATTGTGATACAATAATGTGTTTGTCACAGCCGCTACTCCACCAGACCCACAGGGAGTAGACGAGGCAGGGTCGGCGTCTCGTATAAACATCCGGCAGCCATCTTGATCATCATTGTGGTTATACCCCTTGTAGCTGCTCGCCTTACTTCTGATTGATCATGTCCCATGCCACCTGCTTTGTTCCCTAACAATTCTCTGGATTGTTTGTTTCCATTTTGACACCAATGTTTCTGACCAATCGCCCATCCCTTGACTACGATTCAGCCCAGCCGATTCGGATTCATCTGCCCTTGTTGTTGCCAACGGACACCTGAAGTCTCCTTCCATTACAAGCAGCCCCTTGAACTGTCTTCCTCCATTGAGCGTTACTGAAAATGAAcataaactgaactgaaatacTGAAACATCCTGCATGCATCTCCTCTTCATCTTGGCATGTCTGCTAATGCACATCATGGCCCATCCTGTGACAGTGTTCCTCATTTAcattaattgatttttttcagatgcccttatacacagcgacaatcagtagttagcgggacagtccccctggagacactcagggttaagtgtcgtgctcagggacacaattgcggtaagttgggtttgaacctgtgactttgtggtcttctggttcatagtcgagaaCCTACTAGACTACCACCGCCTCTACATTTAGCCTATCACCATTTTCACTAGTCCTGGTGGAAATCATTGACTGCCATGGAAATTTTGAAATGTGAACCAGTGAATATAAGGCTTCATCTTCAAGATATTCACCTTCAAATTTTTTTCTCAACTGGAAAAGGACCTGAAATGAATGCAGTCTCTAGGTATGGTAGTGTAGGAAGCCAACAACTGGTGTGTCACTGTGGCGCTAGTGATTTAAAGACCAAGCTCAACAGTGAAACAAGAGCAGTTCATCCTATACGCTCTTGAAGACATAGCACAGAAACTTTCAGGAGCAACGTTTTTCAAGAGTGGCCtgtgatgaatatttaatgatgATAATATCTCAACATGGCATCCatgattaatattaaatatcatattgaaaaaaaacaatggaaacTAAGTATTTCACTGATGTGTTTACACACCCTAGTCATTCTTTATCAccctattacattttttaaaaatgtcttaaaaggCAGTAGACTTATTGACTGTACTCTAAAGGATATCAgaaacatttgcaaaaaaaaaaaaaacattgcatgtgtacatgtgagCTGATACATTTGTTTGGGGTGTAATTGATACAGGATATTGATACAAAACATGCAGCATTTTGGTACCCTTGTTGACACCACTGTTTGGTTCAGTTGGTGGGCTCAGTGCAGACAGATTACATGTCCAGCTAAATGGAGGGTTCACTTGGCAGGTGCTAATACCAATCACAAAAAAGCATGTTTATGTTGCTCAGGGATTTGTGAAATCTGTGTATAATGTATTGATAGGTAGAAAacattatgtttaaaatgaaattactcACTGTATTATTCCACAACTATcaatctttttttcatttatctttccTTGAATCAAACATTGATTGAtcattaaaccttttttttttttttttttaaattgcactaTAAAGaataatatacatatactgTTCTATATATCACAATTTGCGTCACCATGTTTACCTGAGTTACTACATTTACCTACATTACAAGTAAAATTTTATGCTGTTACCTGGTTGCTGGATTAATCAGGGATTTACCCTGGCCCCGTCACGACTTGTACAATCCGTCAGTACTTACTGTTTCTCCTCTTTAATGGAAAATTCATAAACAATATCAAAATTTTGCTCCATTGAGCAAACATTTCACTTTTGATTTTAGGGGTGGTAAATCCTCCTGTAGGCAACTGTATGTTATGAGGCTGAAGTTACGCTAATCGGCcagtaaatgtatatttgtagtGGAACGCATCCTGCCCTCACTGCTTCTTTCATAGTTTCTATTCAGTATAActatatatattcaatataaatttaaaagcaaatactTCAATGTTTAGTCCTGAATCTCATACACTGTGtcgacatacagtacaggccaaaagtttggacacacctcctcattcaatgtgttctctttattttcatgactatttacgttggtagattctcactgaaggcatcaaaactatgaatgaacacatgtggagttatgtacttaacaaaaaagtggagacctggcctccacagtcaccggacctgaactcaatcgagatggtttggggtgagctggaccgcagagtgaaggcaagtgctaaacacctctgggatcTCCTTCaagaccatttcaggtgacaatctcttgaaactcatcgagagaatgccaagagtgtgcaaagcagtaatcggagcaaagggtggctattttgaagaaactagaatataaaacctgttttcacttatttcacctttttttaaaagtacataactccacatgtgttcattcatagttttgatgccttcagtgagaatctactgtAAAACTGTAGAGAATAGTAAAAAcactctctctacacaaaagcactgtattaaaaccaccacaacttgatgttacctggttGAAAGAGGAAtgacacaatagaggttaaaagaatgaacagtttctaatttattaacaccagtaaattattattgcagttacatgtaaatattgtgtgtaaaacagGTACCAacattacagagaaaaccaaaatgaaagacaggaggaaaagatagagaaaagacagaaaagcctgaaccaagcttcagagacatcacctgatccaggagaaaaatgggcaGAGAGAATAAGACTCAggagctggaaggcccagttcccaatggaaaagaagatgaaaaaagaGCCCGGctaccacaagtgaacattcctttatgcatttgacccacagg
Coding sequences within it:
- the LOC114774203 gene encoding chymotrypsin-like protease CTRL-1 isoform X1; translated protein: MDRFRLLPIAVLIWLPAAYKAQTVCGTAPLNNRIVGGTAATDGNWPWQASLHYNGRHICGGTLISSNWLLTACHCIVSTNPIPWTVYLGILSQSGVNPNQQSFSVKTIIPHPQYNNTLYNNDVALIQMASSVTFTPYVQPICLATNSSVFYNGTTCWSTGWGKITSALQTISGTLEEVQIPVVGNSQCSCEYKSVPSVNITSQMICAGTEGKGACQGDSGGPLQCKQGTQWVQAGVTSYGVPCARANFPDVYTRVSEFQTWITSNTADPSVQFMSFNSSGSSGDGNFTCRSNSPIRPYLNPLAFFLLSLFFPVTFTNL
- the LOC114774203 gene encoding chymotrypsin-like protease CTRL-1 isoform X2, translating into MDRFRLLPIAVLIWLPAYKAQTVCGTAPLNNRIVGGTAATDGNWPWQASLHYNGRHICGGTLISSNWLLTACHCIVSTNPIPWTVYLGILSQSGVNPNQQSFSVKTIIPHPQYNNTLYNNDVALIQMASSVTFTPYVQPICLATNSSVFYNGTTCWSTGWGKITSALQTISGTLEEVQIPVVGNSQCSCEYKSVPSVNITSQMICAGTEGKGACQGDSGGPLQCKQGTQWVQAGVTSYGVPCARANFPDVYTRVSEFQTWITSNTADPSVQFMSFNSSGSSGDGNFTCRSNSPIRPYLNPLAFFLLSLFFPVTFTNL